In one window of Streptomyces sp. NBC_01224 DNA:
- a CDS encoding DUF6000 family protein — MIRHDPEIQALFRRYCAPARRYLKLGGAVLRMSREEYEPFVHALAADANAVSDAELTILFEGSWRERRTAAWLAAVSRRDHFRERLGALLLESEVCCAGGAYCVALASFGTARDADLLAAYLDRYLRLPDLAYDQPTAMSALAYTDSVLQGDRASHFLQEGGLWPQWFQGAPHMHGDDGISTYLGGIRLACAVIDECANT, encoded by the coding sequence GTGATCCGCCACGACCCTGAGATACAGGCTCTGTTCCGCCGCTATTGCGCCCCCGCGCGCCGCTACCTGAAGCTCGGCGGAGCGGTACTTCGTATGTCGCGCGAGGAGTACGAGCCGTTCGTTCATGCCCTGGCCGCTGATGCGAATGCTGTCTCCGACGCCGAGCTCACCATCCTCTTCGAAGGCAGCTGGCGCGAGCGGCGGACCGCGGCATGGCTCGCCGCCGTCTCGCGCCGTGACCACTTCCGCGAGCGTCTGGGAGCACTGTTGCTGGAGAGCGAGGTCTGCTGCGCGGGCGGGGCCTACTGCGTGGCGCTGGCGAGTTTCGGCACCGCACGGGACGCCGACCTGCTCGCCGCTTACCTGGATCGCTACCTGCGTCTGCCCGACCTCGCCTACGACCAGCCCACAGCCATGAGCGCCCTCGCGTACACCGACTCCGTCCTGCAGGGCGACCGGGCCAGCCACTTCCTCCAGGAAGGCGGCCTGTGGCCGCAGTGGTTCCAGGGCGCGCCCCACATGCACGGCGATGACGGCATCTCCACCTACCTGGGCGGCATCCGCCTCGCCTGCGCCGTCATCGACGAATGCGCCAACACCTGA
- a CDS encoding ISL3 family transposase, whose product MEEVVLRLKELLFPAIADVAVLSVRVSIETVRVDAQCIADGAVCPVCGVWSNRVHGSYLRFPADVPSGGRSVALQLRVRRFMCGNSGCARRSFVEQIPGLTRRHGQRTERLRSTLAAVGLALAGRAGARIARVLGVPVSRSTVLRLVDALPDPEVPAPRVVGVDEFATRKGRHYGTVLVDIESRRPIDLLPDREGSSLAAWLADRPGIEVVCRDRAPFFAEGAAAGAPQAVQVADRWHLWHNLSEAAERAVVQHRQCLRALVPATSVSGPESAPQEEPSGSPWPTGHRFADRTRARHAAVHALLQAGHSLRSVQRQLGMAWHTVKRFVDASTPEGLFTGQWQNRLSVLDDYKPCLDDRWNEGFSNAWKLWEEIVPLGYKGNYQRVRAYLHKKRTSPRPVTARPPSPRTVSGWILRRPETLTEPEQLQLKTVRNQCPELDALTRHVRSFATMLTDRQGERLPEWLDAVRQDDLPSLHTLAAGIDRDLDAVIAGLSLPWSSGAVEGHVNRIKMLKRQMFGRAGFQLLRKRVLLA is encoded by the coding sequence ATGGAAGAAGTCGTGCTCCGGCTGAAGGAGCTGTTGTTCCCGGCGATCGCGGACGTCGCGGTGCTGTCGGTACGTGTGAGCATCGAGACAGTGCGCGTGGATGCGCAATGCATCGCGGACGGCGCTGTGTGCCCGGTCTGCGGAGTCTGGTCGAACCGGGTGCATGGTTCCTACCTGCGGTTTCCCGCTGATGTGCCGAGCGGTGGTCGAAGCGTTGCTCTCCAGCTGAGGGTCCGTCGGTTCATGTGCGGGAACTCGGGGTGTGCGCGCCGTTCCTTCGTCGAGCAGATACCCGGCCTGACACGCCGGCACGGTCAGCGGACCGAGCGGTTGCGCTCCACCCTGGCCGCGGTCGGGCTGGCCCTCGCGGGTCGGGCCGGAGCCCGCATCGCCCGCGTTCTCGGGGTACCCGTCAGCCGCAGCACGGTGCTCCGGCTGGTCGACGCACTCCCCGATCCCGAGGTCCCCGCGCCGCGAGTGGTCGGCGTCGACGAGTTCGCCACCCGCAAGGGCCGCCACTACGGCACCGTCCTCGTCGACATCGAGAGCCGCCGCCCCATCGACCTGCTGCCGGACCGGGAAGGGTCCAGCCTGGCGGCCTGGCTCGCCGACCGGCCAGGCATTGAGGTCGTCTGCCGCGACCGGGCGCCGTTCTTCGCCGAAGGCGCCGCCGCCGGTGCCCCGCAGGCCGTTCAGGTCGCGGACCGGTGGCACCTCTGGCACAACCTGAGCGAGGCCGCCGAGCGGGCAGTCGTCCAGCACCGCCAGTGCCTTCGAGCCCTTGTTCCTGCGACCTCCGTATCCGGGCCTGAGTCGGCGCCGCAAGAAGAACCGTCCGGTTCACCGTGGCCGACCGGGCACCGGTTCGCAGACCGGACTCGGGCCCGGCACGCCGCCGTCCACGCACTCCTGCAGGCAGGACACAGCCTGCGTTCGGTTCAGCGGCAGCTCGGCATGGCCTGGCACACGGTCAAACGGTTCGTCGACGCCTCGACGCCGGAGGGCCTGTTCACTGGCCAGTGGCAGAACCGGCTCTCGGTCCTCGACGACTACAAGCCCTGCCTGGACGACCGCTGGAACGAGGGCTTCAGCAACGCGTGGAAGCTGTGGGAGGAGATCGTGCCGCTCGGCTACAAGGGCAACTACCAGCGCGTCCGTGCCTATCTGCACAAGAAGCGCACCTCACCACGACCTGTGACCGCCCGGCCGCCATCGCCCCGCACGGTCTCCGGATGGATCCTCAGACGCCCGGAAACCCTCACCGAGCCCGAACAGCTCCAGCTCAAGACCGTCCGCAACCAGTGCCCCGAGCTCGACGCCCTTACCCGTCACGTCCGGTCCTTCGCGACCATGCTCACTGACCGCCAGGGCGAGCGTCTCCCGGAGTGGCTCGATGCCGTTCGACAGGACGACCTGCCCAGCCTCCACACTCTCGCCGCCGGCATCGACCGCGACCTCGACGCCGTCATCGCCGGATTGAGCCTGCCCTGGAGCTCGGGCGCGGTCGAAGGGCATGTCAACCGGATCAAGATGCTCAAGCGTCAGATGTTCGGGCGGGCAGGCTTCCAACTTCTCCGCAAACGCGTCCTACTGGCGTGA